CATTCAATACAGGTATCCCCTTTTGGACAAGAGAGTTGTGGAGTTTATGCTGAAAATACCTTCCGATCATCTTTTTATAGAATCCTTTGGGAGGGTTTTACTACGCGAAGCCACCGGTGACCGGCTGCCGGAAGAAGTCAAATGGTCGACTTCAAAAACAGATCCGGTGCTCACAAAACACCTCGATGATTTGTCCACAAAAATTTTCAAGGATATGCTCTCTCAGCTGGAAGAGTTCAGGGAAAACCCCGCCCTGGACTTTTTTGATTTTGGAAAATTTGAAAAGGCCCTTGCCAAAGCCAGCCTGGGCAAGCCCCCGGGCCAGGATATATCCCTGCGTCACGTCTTTTTCCGGCTGAAATGGATCCACGAATTTACCAGGAAATACGCTCAATAGATGAATACGGAAGAGAACCAATGGCTGAAAGCTTTGGGACGGGAAGAGCTGTATTTTCGTCATCAGTTAAGCCATCAGCAAATTGATGACTTGCTGGGCGATCAGGGCAGCCGGGGCTTTCGGGAAGCCAAAGCACAGATGCTGGCTAAGCTGAACGTGTTTCTGGGGGTATCCAGGCTTTTGACTGAGGCCGGCATTGCATTCATCCCCTTAAAAGGCTTCCTGCTGTCGCAACGCATTTATGGCGATCCGAGTTATCGCATCACGGGTGATTTTGACTTGCTGATCAAGCCCCAAAAGGTTTCCGAGGCGATCAGGGTTTTATTAAAGAATGGATACCAGCCGGAAGCCTTCACCTTACCTCAAGACAAAGCATGCCAGCGAAGGGTCCTGCGAATGATCAATGAATGTTCTTTGGTCCATAAAGAAACGGGGATAAACATTGAATTGCACTGGCGGTTGTTTGGCAGCGACCTGGTTTCAACCAAAACCCTCGATGCGATCATTGACGATAAGCTGGAGGAAACTCAACTGGCAGGACAGGCATTCAGGCAGTTTAACCCTGAGATCGAGCTTCTTTACCTGGTCGTTCACGGTGGTTTTCACGCATATCGCCGCCTGAAATGGCTGGTGGACATAAAGACATACCTTGAAAGGGTGAGGTTTGACGAAGCGAGGTTTCTTGAGCTGGCAAAAAGCTTAAATGCCTTTCGTTTGATCGCGCTAACCAATGCCTTGCTGGAACATTTCTTCCCGGGATCCAGGCTTCTGCCATCATCTCAGCCCCCCCGGAAACCACCATTTAGGTTTTGCCTGCAGGAAATCCATACAACCACCGAGGAGGAAACCAAATCCATCAGGATATACCTTCAACGGCTTCATTTCGCCCTGGACGCCTTCCCCCGCTGGCGCTACAAGCTTAGCGTAATCAAAAACAACCTCCTGGCCACAGACTCCATCAACAGCAAATATATCCCCTGCATCCCCTTGCTGTATTACCTGATCGGCCCCTTCTGGAAGCTGTTCAGAGGATTCCGATGAAAACAGCATGGAGCATGGGGCAAGGGGCATGGAGCTTATGGCTTGAGGCTTGG
The genomic region above belongs to Bacteroides sp. and contains:
- a CDS encoding asparagine synthase-related protein; translation: IQYRYPLLDKRVVEFMLKIPSDHLFIESFGRVLLREATGDRLPEEVKWSTSKTDPVLTKHLDDLSTKIFKDMLSQLEEFRENPALDFFDFGKFEKALAKASLGKPPGQDISLRHVFFRLKWIHEFTRKYAQ
- a CDS encoding nucleotidyltransferase family protein encodes the protein MNTEENQWLKALGREELYFRHQLSHQQIDDLLGDQGSRGFREAKAQMLAKLNVFLGVSRLLTEAGIAFIPLKGFLLSQRIYGDPSYRITGDFDLLIKPQKVSEAIRVLLKNGYQPEAFTLPQDKACQRRVLRMINECSLVHKETGINIELHWRLFGSDLVSTKTLDAIIDDKLEETQLAGQAFRQFNPEIELLYLVVHGGFHAYRRLKWLVDIKTYLERVRFDEARFLELAKSLNAFRLIALTNALLEHFFPGSRLLPSSQPPRKPPFRFCLQEIHTTTEEETKSIRIYLQRLHFALDAFPRWRYKLSVIKNNLLATDSINSKYIPCIPLLYYLIGPFWKLFRGFR